In Opitutaceae bacterium TAV5, one genomic interval encodes:
- a CDS encoding antitermination factor NusG encodes MTDAVSTSQALSPEQAAESPVPAASAPDGPAPAATACWYVAHTKPRCEKKFSALMQAERFEHELPLIESVRRYGRKKKKYLKPIFPGYVFIRIMPVQKPRCFQQELLVRLIDVDQQKRFERQLDDVRKLVASGLEVMLYPQLKRGAMARIRSGPLRGVQGVIDDPKNPGGIVLVVDVLQQGVLVKVPVEDLEIDP; translated from the coding sequence GTGACCGACGCCGTTTCCACCAGCCAGGCCCTCTCTCCGGAGCAAGCTGCGGAGTCTCCCGTGCCCGCTGCGTCCGCTCCGGACGGGCCGGCTCCGGCGGCGACCGCCTGCTGGTACGTCGCGCATACCAAGCCGCGCTGCGAAAAAAAATTCTCGGCGCTGATGCAGGCCGAGCGTTTCGAGCACGAGCTGCCGCTGATCGAAAGCGTCCGCCGCTACGGGCGGAAAAAGAAAAAGTACCTGAAACCGATTTTTCCCGGCTATGTGTTTATCCGGATCATGCCCGTGCAGAAGCCGCGCTGCTTCCAGCAGGAACTGCTCGTGCGACTCATCGACGTGGACCAGCAGAAACGTTTCGAACGGCAACTGGACGACGTCCGCAAGCTGGTCGCCTCGGGGCTGGAAGTCATGCTCTACCCGCAGCTCAAGCGGGGCGCGATGGCGCGCATCCGCAGCGGTCCGCTGCGCGGCGTGCAGGGCGTGATCGATGATCCGAAAAACCCGGGCGGCATTGTCCTCGTGGTGGACGTGCTCCAGCAGGGCGTGCTGGTAAAAGTGCCGGTCGAGGATCTGGAGATCGATCCGTAA
- a CDS encoding phosphatidylglycerophosphatase codes for MSNIDPGHPVWPRFLPTRAVLALALVGPVGRAKKAPGTWGSLAGAVYSVLVFYDLHPLSFALLALAGLWLAVGICGEAELRLGRRDPGCVVLDEFMAMPLCYIGWHYLPAEWVVRAPWAIFLAGFLLFRVFDIAKPFGISRLQKLPAGWGVVVDDVAAALAACAVMHAAGALFRHWDAIAWLFGA; via the coding sequence ATGAGCAACATCGACCCCGGACACCCCGTATGGCCGCGCTTTCTCCCGACGCGGGCCGTCCTGGCCCTCGCGCTGGTCGGGCCGGTGGGCCGCGCCAAAAAGGCTCCCGGCACCTGGGGATCGCTGGCCGGCGCGGTTTACAGCGTGCTCGTGTTTTACGATCTGCACCCGCTCTCGTTCGCATTGCTGGCGCTGGCCGGTCTCTGGCTGGCCGTGGGCATTTGCGGCGAAGCCGAATTGCGGCTCGGGCGGCGCGACCCCGGCTGCGTGGTGCTCGACGAATTCATGGCGATGCCGCTCTGCTACATCGGCTGGCATTACCTGCCGGCCGAGTGGGTTGTCCGTGCGCCGTGGGCGATCTTTCTGGCGGGTTTTTTGCTGTTCCGGGTGTTCGATATCGCCAAGCCCTTCGGCATTTCGCGCCTGCAAAAGCTGCCGGCCGGCTGGGGTGTGGTCGTCGATGACGTGGCCGCAGCGCTGGCCGCGTGCGCCGTGATGCACGCCGCCGGCGCGCTTTTCCGGCACTGGGACGCGATCGCCTGGCTGTTCGGCGCGTGA
- a CDS encoding CDP-diacylglycerol--glycerol-3-phosphate 3-phosphatidyltransferase has product MLNLPNLLTLSRVPLTFLVVALMYQSWPGAATLAFILFVGAGVSDWLDGYIARKRKIVSNFGKFMDALTDKIFVIGLMVAFVAIYHNPIWIVLALITLCREFMVSGMRMLASSKGVVVAADRGGKVKTLTQLIAIGFLLASTVIRDDIGRLVAIDLVPFSSWVHKIGMAGFIAGTVLTVWSGYRYFRNNWSLMVDEPTASP; this is encoded by the coding sequence GTGCTCAACCTGCCTAACCTGCTCACCCTTTCACGCGTTCCGCTGACCTTTCTGGTCGTCGCGCTCATGTACCAGTCATGGCCCGGCGCCGCCACCCTCGCCTTCATCCTGTTTGTCGGCGCGGGGGTCAGCGACTGGCTCGACGGCTACATCGCACGCAAGCGGAAAATCGTTTCCAACTTCGGCAAGTTCATGGACGCGCTCACCGACAAGATTTTTGTCATCGGCCTGATGGTCGCATTCGTGGCGATCTACCACAACCCGATCTGGATCGTGCTCGCACTGATTACCTTGTGCCGGGAATTCATGGTCTCGGGCATGCGCATGCTGGCGTCGTCGAAAGGCGTGGTGGTGGCGGCGGACCGCGGCGGCAAGGTGAAAACCCTCACGCAGCTCATCGCGATCGGGTTCCTGCTGGCATCCACCGTCATCCGGGACGATATCGGCCGGCTGGTCGCCATCGACCTGGTGCCCTTTTCTTCCTGGGTCCACAAGATCGGCATGGCCGGTTTCATCGCCGGCACCGTGCTCACCGTCTGGTCCGGCTACCGTTATTTCCGCAATAACTGGAGCCTGATGGTCGACGAACCCACGGCCTCGCCATGA